In Thioalkalivibrio paradoxus ARh 1, the following are encoded in one genomic region:
- a CDS encoding S8 family serine peptidase — protein MPDAMGKLPKAITDFGFAPSESPGGLPMRLEDMSWRSPLLSIANARSRGGGRSVFRIMWWLVAALSLALGQALAAETGLGGLSSKALSRLVDSKAVAQQLRDRGHVHLIVEFAPPSLPAQVQSGSAEADQIIRTAVRQAQDRILGRARTKTDPEDVLAIQRMTYSPMFALTADAELLRALADDTEVVRIHINGLSTPGLIQSLPLIGMPAAYAAGGTGTGQVVAVLDTGARLTHEHLSTRIVEGACYNRVGSWVPSTSRCPGGAGSATTLESGDDCTSSTWLGCGHGTHLASTAAGFVANPGSGVPPHGVAPDARIMSTNVFSLFHQDTGYCGRLPGGYTHCLLTWQSDQIAALERVYARRTARAFAAVNMSLGDGQYFSACTADPRRWIVQELTNVGIAVVASAGNDGSNYSIRAPACIPEVIAVGSTTKSDERSSFSNWGSLVDIAAPGSSINAAFISGTSNSHYAHLSGTSMAAPHVAGAFASVRAAYPTATIIQIRNALRDTGTAISSAGSTIPRINVDAAIDSLSASACPYDDHLTLQNTSVTSPAFYGACRTITAGPAFVVTATGDATFRAGQRISLRPGFAVRAGGRFRAEIEPGLASHPEASGQSSIRVNPTDGSVAGLAQASEQDRAGTGTLSRISVGSGRWWAPTVGYAPEREGPETTRASEPAGTLDGGTANSPEHDGPTPRGLTAMPGDGSVALRWETVSEADGYHVYWSQDPGIHPFTAASYEGFLGNVPDARAIVADLENDREYVFVVTATRGGRESAASIEVAAIPEAGPVLVAGRYRLDALDAPTVVDLDTGLEWRRCALGQQWDGAACTGSAGTYSHAEAQQATAAFNRSRASEEPAWRLPEIGELRGLVYCTSGTPAHFPDGTGCWGSHGIPTLEPTVFPTSSTAGGWFWSRSIHTDGQAWGVDFNRGQALSYQMSAGSGVRLVRPLSMLPPSPIATPEERGE, from the coding sequence ATGCCCGATGCGATGGGAAAGCTTCCGAAAGCCATCACGGATTTCGGATTCGCGCCATCAGAATCGCCGGGAGGGCTGCCCATGAGGCTTGAAGACATGTCTTGGCGATCACCGTTGCTGTCGATCGCCAATGCCAGATCCAGGGGTGGCGGAAGGTCTGTCTTCAGGATCATGTGGTGGCTCGTGGCTGCGCTGAGCTTGGCGCTTGGTCAGGCCCTTGCGGCAGAAACGGGACTTGGGGGCCTCTCTTCCAAGGCGCTGTCCCGGCTGGTCGACTCCAAGGCCGTGGCCCAACAATTGCGCGACCGGGGACATGTCCATTTGATCGTCGAGTTCGCACCGCCATCACTGCCGGCGCAGGTGCAGAGCGGCAGCGCCGAGGCTGATCAGATCATCAGAACGGCAGTGCGCCAGGCGCAGGATCGCATCCTTGGCCGCGCACGCACCAAGACCGATCCCGAGGATGTGCTGGCGATCCAGCGCATGACCTATTCGCCAATGTTCGCGCTGACCGCTGATGCCGAGTTGCTGCGTGCGCTGGCCGACGATACCGAGGTCGTGCGCATCCACATCAACGGCCTCAGCACCCCGGGTCTGATCCAGTCGTTGCCGCTGATCGGCATGCCGGCGGCCTATGCCGCCGGCGGCACCGGAACGGGGCAGGTAGTTGCGGTGCTGGATACCGGAGCCCGCCTCACGCATGAGCATCTGTCCACACGCATCGTCGAGGGTGCGTGCTACAACCGGGTCGGCTCGTGGGTGCCGTCCACCAGCCGCTGTCCGGGCGGGGCCGGGTCGGCCACGACACTCGAGTCGGGCGATGACTGCACCAGTTCCACCTGGTTGGGCTGCGGTCACGGAACGCATCTGGCCAGCACCGCGGCTGGCTTCGTGGCCAACCCCGGCTCAGGTGTTCCGCCGCACGGAGTGGCGCCCGACGCGCGGATCATGTCCACCAACGTCTTTTCGCTGTTCCATCAGGACACCGGTTACTGCGGCCGCCTACCGGGCGGATACACCCACTGCCTCTTGACCTGGCAGTCCGACCAGATCGCCGCGCTGGAACGGGTCTATGCGCGGCGCACTGCACGCGCTTTCGCCGCAGTGAACATGAGTCTTGGCGACGGACAGTATTTCTCGGCGTGCACTGCCGACCCGCGACGGTGGATCGTCCAGGAGCTGACTAATGTCGGCATTGCGGTCGTTGCCAGCGCCGGCAACGATGGCTCCAACTACTCAATCCGCGCACCGGCATGCATTCCCGAGGTGATCGCGGTCGGCAGCACCACCAAGTCGGATGAGCGCAGCTCGTTCTCGAACTGGGGCAGCCTGGTCGACATCGCAGCACCTGGCTCTTCGATCAACGCTGCCTTTATCAGCGGCACCTCCAACAGCCACTACGCCCATCTCTCGGGCACCTCGATGGCCGCGCCGCATGTCGCCGGCGCCTTTGCCTCGGTCCGCGCGGCTTATCCCACTGCCACCATTATCCAGATCCGCAACGCGCTGAGAGACACCGGAACCGCGATCAGCTCGGCCGGGAGCACGATCCCGCGGATCAATGTCGATGCGGCGATCGACTCGCTGAGCGCCAGCGCCTGTCCATACGACGATCATCTGACGCTCCAGAACACGAGTGTGACTAGCCCGGCGTTCTACGGCGCCTGTCGGACGATCACCGCCGGTCCTGCATTCGTCGTGACCGCCACCGGCGACGCGACCTTCCGGGCCGGGCAGAGGATCAGCTTGCGCCCCGGCTTCGCGGTTCGGGCCGGCGGCCGGTTCCGTGCCGAGATCGAGCCCGGTTTGGCTTCTCATCCCGAGGCTAGTGGGCAATCATCGATCCGAGTGAACCCGACCGACGGATCGGTGGCGGGTCTGGCACAAGCGTCCGAACAAGATCGTGCGGGAACGGGAACACTGAGCCGTATTTCCGTGGGGTCCGGCCGGTGGTGGGCACCCACGGTAGGGTACGCTCCCGAACGCGAAGGCCCCGAAACAACGCGGGCCTCGGAACCAGCCGGCACCTTGGACGGCGGTACTGCAAACTCCCCGGAACACGACGGCCCCACCCCCCGCGGCCTCACCGCGATGCCCGGCGATGGCTCGGTGGCGCTGCGCTGGGAGACCGTGTCGGAAGCCGACGGGTACCACGTGTACTGGTCGCAGGATCCCGGCATTCACCCGTTCACGGCCGCTTCTTACGAAGGTTTCCTGGGGAACGTGCCCGACGCACGAGCCATCGTCGCCGACCTGGAGAACGATCGCGAGTACGTTTTTGTGGTCACCGCCACCCGCGGCGGCCGCGAGAGTGCGGCCAGCATCGAAGTGGCCGCGATTCCGGAAGCAGGCCCGGTGCTGGTGGCCGGTCGCTACCGCCTGGATGCTCTCGACGCCCCCACCGTGGTGGATCTCGACACCGGGCTCGAATGGCGGCGCTGTGCGCTGGGCCAACAGTGGGATGGCGCTGCCTGCACCGGTTCCGCCGGTACCTACAGCCACGCTGAGGCCCAGCAGGCAACGGCCGCGTTCAACCGCTCGCGTGCGTCGGAAGAACCCGCATGGCGGCTGCCCGAGATCGGGGAGCTCCGGGGGCTCGTGTACTGCACCAGCGGCACTCCCGCGCACTTCCCCGATGGCACCGGGTGCTGGGGCAGCCATGGCATTCCGACACTGGAGCCCACGGTGTTCCCCACCAGCTCTACCGCCGGCGGCTGGTTCTGGTCGCGTTCCATCCACACTGATGGCCAGGCCTGGGGCGTGGACTTCAACCGCGGGCAGGCTCTCTCCTACCAGATGTCGGCCGGCAGCGGCGTAAGGTTGGTCCGGCCTTTGTCCATGTTGCCGCCAAGCCCGATTGCCACACCCGAAGAGCGAGGGGAATAG
- a CDS encoding IS3 family transposase (programmed frameshift), with protein MPRYSEEFKAKVVEKMMPPNARAVADVHRETGVSEPTLYAWRREFQDRGHAVPADPANPESWSGRDKLAVVIETAALNEQALSEYCRCKGLYPEQIERWKEAAMAGSADPQRLTRDERAAWQQEKKRVRDLERELRRKEKALAEAAALLVLKKKGPGDLGGRRGRMITPETRALALDLIDEAVAAGARLTPACAVLGLTPRTLRRWRALAGSDTGLVDRRTCTPRVPANRLSAEEQETILTVCNAPEYRSLPPTQIVPRLADQGVYIASEASFYRVLRAHDQVQRRGRAAAPRQVPKPEGVCATAPNVCWAWDITFLASSIRGQFYRLYLIEDVFSRKVVGWEVHTEESAEHASRLIERACLAEGVHRPGLVLHSDNGSPMKGATMLSTLQRLGVVPSFSRPSVSDDNPYAESLFRTLKYTPAFPPQPFASLADARAWVARFVHWYNEEHRHSKIRFVTPGQRHRGEDIAILAHRHRVYQDAQRANPTRWSRHTRNWTPIDHVWLNPPKEHAQTPALMVAQAA; from the exons ATGCCACGGTACAGCGAAGAGTTCAAAGCCAAGGTGGTCGAGAAGATGATGCCGCCCAATGCCCGGGCGGTGGCCGACGTGCACCGGGAGACGGGGGTGTCGGAACCCACCCTGTATGCCTGGCGCCGGGAGTTCCAGGACCGGGGGCATGCGGTGCCGGCGGATCCGGCGAACCCGGAATCCTGGAGTGGCCGGGACAAGCTCGCGGTGGTGATCGAAACCGCCGCGCTGAATGAGCAGGCGCTCTCGGAGTACTGCCGGTGCAAGGGTCTGTATCCCGAGCAGATCGAGCGCTGGAAGGAAGCGGCCATGGCCGGCAGCGCCGATCCCCAGCGGCTGACCCGGGACGAGCGTGCCGCCTGGCAGCAGGAGAAGAAGCGCGTGCGCGACCTGGAGCGCGAGCTGCGCCGGAAAGAGAAAGCCCTGGCCGAGGCAGCCGCCTTGCTGGTGTTGAAAAAAAAAG GCCCAGGCGATCTGGGGGGACGACGAGGACGCATGATCACGCCCGAGACCCGTGCCTTGGCGCTGGACCTGATCGACGAGGCGGTCGCCGCCGGTGCCCGGCTCACCCCGGCCTGTGCGGTCCTCGGCCTGACGCCGCGCACGCTGCGCCGCTGGCGCGCCCTCGCCGGCAGCGACACCGGGCTGGTGGACCGGCGCACCTGCACCCCGCGGGTGCCGGCCAACCGCCTGAGTGCCGAAGAGCAGGAGACGATCCTGACGGTCTGTAACGCGCCGGAGTACCGTAGCCTGCCACCGACCCAGATCGTGCCGCGCCTGGCCGACCAGGGCGTGTACATCGCGTCCGAGGCGAGCTTCTACCGCGTGCTGCGGGCCCATGACCAGGTACAGCGCCGGGGCCGGGCGGCGGCCCCACGGCAGGTGCCCAAACCGGAGGGGGTCTGCGCGACTGCGCCCAATGTTTGCTGGGCGTGGGACATCACCTTCCTGGCCTCTTCGATCCGGGGGCAGTTCTACCGCCTGTACCTGATCGAGGACGTCTTCAGCCGCAAGGTCGTCGGCTGGGAGGTGCACACCGAGGAAAGCGCCGAACACGCCAGTCGCCTGATCGAACGCGCCTGTCTCGCCGAGGGCGTCCATCGCCCGGGCCTGGTGCTGCACTCGGATAATGGCAGCCCCATGAAGGGTGCCACCATGCTCAGCACCTTGCAGCGCCTGGGTGTCGTCCCGTCCTTCAGTCGCCCCTCGGTGAGCGACGACAACCCCTACGCGGAAAGCCTGTTCCGGACCTTGAAATACACGCCGGCCTTTCCGCCTCAGCCGTTTGCCAGCCTCGCCGACGCCCGCGCTTGGGTCGCGCGCTTCGTCCACTGGTACAACGAGGAACATCGCCACAGCAAGATCCGCTTCGTCACCCCCGGCCAGCGTCATCGCGGGGAGGACATCGCGATCCTGGCGCACCGGCACCGGGTGTACCAAGACGCCCAACGCGCCAACCCGACACGCTGGTCGCGGCACACGCGCAACTGGACACCGATCGATCACGTCTGGCTCAACCCACCGAAGGAACATGCCCAAACGCCAGCCCTGATGGTCGCTCAGGCGGCATGA
- a CDS encoding IS3 family transposase (programmed frameshift) translates to MKYSEERREAILRKLLPPENRPVAEVAAEEGISAPTLYAWRKQARAKGQLLPDHGRDPEGWSSRDKFSAVIETAALSEVELAEYCRQRGLYPEQIQRWRRSCEQANARTEAVSQREGAVLRQERKRTRELERELRRKEAALAETAALLTLRKKGRGDLGGRGRMTSTPDRQHALELVNEARAAGARLKSACAELGIGVNTYRRWSRDREDKRPAAERPAPAHALSEAERQAILDACHRPDFASLPPAQIVTRLLDEEGTYIASESSFYRVLRAANEQHHRGRAAPPRAPSPPPRHVADGPNQVWTYDVTYLPTHVRGVFLYLYLVIDVFSRKIVGAEAFDAENATNSSRVVERAVLREQCAHQPLILHADNGSPMKGSALRVTLERLGITPSHSRPRVSNDNAFSEALFRTCKYRPDYPAEGFDSLQEARLWVHGFVQWYNHQHRHSAIRFVTPAQRHQGLDAAILAQRATLYEQARQRHPRRWSRHTRNWDPIFLVWLNPDRQDPGGSSTLAAQKAA, encoded by the exons ATGAAGTACTCCGAAGAACGTCGAGAAGCGATCCTGCGCAAGCTGTTGCCGCCGGAGAACCGGCCGGTGGCCGAGGTCGCTGCCGAGGAAGGCATCTCGGCACCCACCCTGTACGCATGGCGCAAGCAGGCCCGGGCGAAGGGGCAGTTGCTGCCCGATCACGGCCGGGATCCGGAAGGCTGGTCGTCGCGGGACAAGTTCAGTGCGGTGATCGAAACGGCTGCGCTGAGCGAGGTCGAACTGGCTGAGTATTGCCGCCAGCGCGGCCTGTATCCGGAGCAGATCCAGCGTTGGCGCCGGTCCTGCGAGCAAGCCAACGCGCGCACCGAGGCTGTGTCGCAGCGCGAAGGCGCGGTGTTGCGCCAGGAGCGCAAGCGCACCCGGGAACTGGAACGGGAGTTGCGCCGCAAAGAGGCGGCGCTGGCGGAGACCGCAGCATTGCTGACGCTGCGAAAAAAAG GCCGCGGCGATCTGGGGGGACGAGGACGCATGACCAGCACCCCGGATCGCCAGCACGCCCTGGAGCTGGTCAACGAAGCCCGTGCCGCGGGTGCCCGCCTGAAGAGCGCCTGCGCGGAGCTGGGCATCGGTGTCAACACCTACCGGCGTTGGTCCCGCGACCGGGAGGACAAGCGTCCTGCCGCCGAGCGGCCGGCGCCGGCCCATGCGCTGAGCGAAGCCGAACGCCAGGCGATTCTCGACGCCTGTCACCGGCCCGACTTTGCCAGCCTGCCACCGGCCCAGATCGTCACCCGCCTGCTCGATGAGGAGGGTACCTACATCGCCTCGGAATCGAGCTTCTATCGGGTTCTGCGTGCGGCCAACGAGCAACATCACCGGGGGCGGGCCGCTCCACCCCGGGCACCGAGCCCACCGCCGCGCCATGTAGCCGATGGACCCAACCAGGTCTGGACCTACGACGTCACCTACCTGCCTACACACGTGCGCGGCGTGTTCCTGTACCTGTATCTGGTCATCGACGTCTTCAGCCGCAAGATCGTCGGTGCCGAGGCCTTCGACGCCGAGAATGCGACCAATAGCAGCCGGGTCGTGGAACGCGCCGTCCTGCGCGAGCAGTGCGCGCACCAGCCCCTGATCCTGCACGCCGACAACGGCAGCCCCATGAAGGGCTCGGCGTTGCGGGTCACGCTGGAGCGGCTCGGCATCACGCCCTCGCACAGTCGCCCACGGGTCTCCAACGACAACGCCTTCTCCGAGGCGTTGTTCCGGACCTGCAAGTACCGCCCGGACTACCCGGCAGAGGGCTTCGACAGCCTCCAGGAAGCACGTCTCTGGGTGCATGGCTTCGTGCAGTGGTACAACCATCAGCATCGCCACAGCGCGATCCGGTTCGTTACCCCGGCCCAGCGCCACCAGGGCCTCGATGCGGCGATCCTGGCGCAACGCGCGACGCTTTACGAACAAGCGCGCCAGCGGCATCCCCGCCGGTGGTCGCGCCACACCCGCAACTGGGATCCGATCTTCCTCGTTTGGCTCAACCCTGACCGGCAAGATCCCGGCGGCAGCTCGACCCTCGCAGCCCAAAAAGCTGCTTAA